In the Marinomonas algicola genome, one interval contains:
- the thiP gene encoding thiamine/thiamine pyrophosphate ABC transporter permease — protein sequence MVRGNNSIKGVKLFSFRAIKGLLPALLGVGFFLLIGAASLVALLRYSELNSWFGYIQQPYLWRLVRFSLWQALLSSGISLLIAIPVASCLVHRQFYGKAVLLQLFSVSMVVPTIVAILGLVVVYGRTGWLNQLFGVDVPLYGLVGILLAHVFFNMPLAVRLFLQGYDLIPSGQWRQASQLGFSRWAAFRWIEWHYIKKVLPGAFVLIFMLCFSSFAVVLSLGGGPKFSTLEVAIYQALRFDFDLNKASFLALLQVFICTFFAVLVYRIAPVNRQDVSLLAVRSYVIKDSCLARSADCLALLGAFILVVPPFLAIFDPIFSPIFFKTLGSVSLWSAVIVSLQIAVPAALVSLWLGVCFGVLARFCMARPYLAFLPNKIEHLGNMILMVPGLVIATGLFLFLRDLGWGMQSSYWVVVWVNAVMALPFVLRSLMPAMYQQERRFRNVYLSLGVHFWSRWCLEWSLIRTSVAQAFGYALLLSLGDMGVIALFGSQGLVSLPLYLFQLIGSYRLEEGACVAVVLISLCLILFYCSSRVIGGVSKRVKY from the coding sequence ATGGTTAGAGGCAACAACTCGATAAAAGGCGTTAAATTGTTTTCTTTTCGAGCCATCAAAGGCCTACTGCCAGCACTGTTGGGTGTTGGCTTTTTTCTACTAATAGGAGCGGCCAGTCTGGTGGCTCTTTTGCGTTATAGTGAATTAAACTCATGGTTTGGCTACATTCAGCAGCCGTATCTTTGGCGGCTTGTACGTTTTTCCTTATGGCAAGCTCTGCTAAGTAGTGGGATTAGTTTATTAATTGCAATTCCAGTGGCCTCTTGTTTAGTTCATCGACAATTTTATGGAAAAGCCGTTTTACTGCAACTGTTTTCTGTTTCAATGGTTGTGCCGACGATTGTGGCGATTTTAGGTCTGGTCGTTGTTTATGGTCGAACTGGCTGGCTGAATCAACTGTTTGGGGTTGACGTTCCTTTGTATGGTTTGGTGGGGATTTTACTTGCTCATGTGTTTTTCAATATGCCCTTGGCGGTACGTCTTTTTCTGCAGGGCTATGACTTAATTCCTTCTGGACAATGGCGACAGGCATCTCAGTTGGGTTTTTCTCGTTGGGCGGCATTTCGCTGGATTGAATGGCACTACATAAAAAAAGTGTTGCCCGGAGCGTTTGTATTAATTTTTATGCTGTGTTTCTCAAGTTTTGCTGTCGTGTTAAGTTTAGGTGGAGGGCCAAAGTTTAGTACCTTAGAAGTGGCAATATATCAAGCTCTCAGGTTTGATTTTGACCTTAATAAAGCCAGTTTTCTTGCTCTATTGCAGGTGTTTATTTGTACATTTTTTGCTGTTCTTGTTTACCGCATTGCACCCGTTAATCGGCAGGATGTGAGTCTATTAGCGGTAAGGAGTTATGTGATCAAAGATTCTTGTTTGGCTCGGTCAGCAGATTGTTTGGCATTACTGGGTGCATTCATATTGGTTGTCCCCCCCTTTTTGGCTATTTTCGACCCGATCTTTTCGCCTATATTTTTTAAAACATTAGGGTCTGTCTCGCTGTGGAGTGCTGTGATTGTTTCATTGCAAATTGCAGTGCCGGCGGCGTTAGTGAGTTTATGGCTTGGTGTGTGTTTTGGTGTGCTCGCACGTTTTTGTATGGCTCGACCATATCTCGCGTTTTTGCCTAATAAAATAGAGCATTTAGGTAACATGATTTTAATGGTTCCTGGCTTGGTGATTGCTACTGGTTTGTTTTTGTTTCTGCGGGATCTTGGATGGGGAATGCAGTCTAGTTACTGGGTTGTTGTATGGGTTAATGCGGTTATGGCGTTACCATTTGTTTTGAGATCTTTGATGCCTGCCATGTATCAACAAGAGCGCCGTTTTCGAAATGTGTATCTTAGCTTGGGGGTTCACTTTTGGTCTCGTTGGTGTCTGGAATGGTCACTGATTCGAACAAGTGTTGCTCAAGCCTTCGGTTATGCTCTTTTGCTCTCTTTAGGTGATATGGGAGTGATTGCGTTATTTGGGAGTCAGGGTTTGGTGTCGTTACCATTATATTTATTTCAATTAATTGGCTCTTATCGGCTTGAAGAAGGTGCGTGTGTTGCTGTGGTATTAATCTCTCTGTGTTTGATTTTATTTTATTGCTCATCTCGCGTCATTGGTGGAGTAAGT